One window from the genome of Oscillatoria sp. FACHB-1406 encodes:
- a CDS encoding histidine phosphatase family protein codes for MTLNLYFLRHGETESSLTGTYCGALDVELSAEGRQMAEDFKAAYQSFPWEAVYVSPMLRTVATAKPLCDAMGLKMQLREGLREIAYGDWEGKTPAEVETSDRDNYIRWLSDPGWNGPTGGEKGIDIARRSALVLEEIEQKYQTGNVLIVSHKATIRIMLCELLGIDVGRFRDRIGMLVASISVVEIGARGPLLKILGDRAHLRASLRDRPGS; via the coding sequence ATGACTCTCAATCTCTATTTTCTGCGCCACGGCGAAACTGAATCGAGTCTTACTGGAACTTATTGCGGCGCGCTCGATGTCGAACTGAGTGCCGAAGGGCGACAAATGGCAGAAGATTTTAAAGCCGCTTACCAATCTTTTCCTTGGGAAGCGGTGTATGTAAGTCCGATGCTGCGTACCGTTGCAACGGCAAAACCGTTGTGCGATGCGATGGGTTTAAAAATGCAATTGCGGGAGGGATTGAGAGAAATTGCGTATGGGGATTGGGAAGGAAAAACGCCCGCAGAAGTGGAAACGAGCGATCGCGATAATTATATTCGCTGGTTGAGCGATCCGGGTTGGAATGGGCCGACGGGAGGCGAAAAAGGAATCGATATTGCGCGGCGCAGTGCTTTAGTTTTGGAGGAAATCGAGCAAAAATATCAAACTGGAAATGTTCTCATCGTGTCTCATAAGGCAACGATTCGGATTATGCTATGCGAGTTGTTGGGAATTGATGTCGGGCGATTTCGCGATCGCATCGGGATGCTTGTCGCTTCGATTAGCGTTGTCGAAATCGGCGCGCGCGGCCCGCTTTTAAAGATTTTAGGCGATCGCGCTCACCTTCGAGCCAGTTTGCGCGATCGCCCGGGCAGTTAA